The window CAAATTAAAGGACTCcactttttctttggaaaTTAATCCCTGCAATGAACAACAATATCATTAGTTTCAGAAAACTGAGCATTATCAGAGATTTGTATAAAAAAACAGTCTTGAGTTGTGGTGGATGTAGACTTATAAAACTATGGTATTGGTTGCGCTCACCTTGTTCGCCATGTCAACCAGGCAAGAGCCAAGAATTTCGTAATCCTTACCAATAGCAGTTTGACTTGAAGTGACGCTATTAGGAACACCACCAAGAACCAGCACCAACAGCCCTCCACCAACAAGCTCTAATGCTCTAGCATTCAGAAAATTCTCCATGTCTTTCTTGTATTGACTTGAATAAGCTTCAACTACTTCTTTTACAGTTCCAGTGCAATATATACTGTCTGCATTCCATGCCGGGGAGTTGATATCTCCAACACTTTTAGGAACTCTAGAAAGCCAGTTCAATGAATTAGATGAGTGCATCAAATGAACAGAATCTTTAGGAAATAAGCGGCCATAAAAAG is drawn from Theobroma cacao cultivar B97-61/B2 chromosome 4, Criollo_cocoa_genome_V2, whole genome shotgun sequence and contains these coding sequences:
- the LOC18601959 gene encoding probable S-adenosylmethionine-dependent methyltransferase At5g38780, translating into MHSSNSLNWLSRVPKSVGDINSPAWNADSIYCTGTVKEVVEAYSSQYKKDMENFLNARALELVGGGLLVLVLGGVPNSVTSSQTAIGKDYEILGSCLVDMANKGLISKEKVESFNLPIYYASPNEIEKLIQDNGCFSIVRMETFPGNRKHIYNSQMWTLIVRAGFEAIISNNFGSEMVEELFELYTKKHMDNVSIFSRDDVISLLHLNIVLKRKI